GGGAGGTCCTCGACGCGGTCAGAGCTGCGGGACGAAGTACGGCGAGACGCCCCTCCTGCCGTTGCCCGCGGCGCCGTCGAGGCGGACGGCGGGCAGGACCGCGGCGACGGGGCGTCAGAACACGCCGGTGAAGGCCTCGAAGCGGCGCTGGTCGAGGTCGGGGCGGAGGCGGCCGTTGCGGGACAGCGTGACCATGCCGTGCAGGGCGGCCCAGGCGAGTTCGGTGTAGCCGTCGGGGTCGTGGCCGTCGGCCCTGGCACTGGCGGTGGCCGGTTCGGCGATGGCGGCGAAGGCCTCGTGCAGGGCGGCGGGGGCCTCGGGGGTGCCGAAGGGGAGCGAGCTGGGCATGGTGAAGATCGCGTCGTAGAGGGCGGGGTTGGCCTCGGCGAAGGCGAGGTACGCCCGGGCGACGGCGGCGAACGCGGCGCGCGGCTCGGCGACTCCGGCGGCGGCGGCCCGCAGCAGGACGGCCAGTTCCGCGCAGCCCTCGACGGCGACGGCGGCGACGATGGCCTCCTTGCCGGCGAAGTGGCTGTACAGCACGGGCTGGCTGTACTCGATCCGGTCGGCGAGGCGGCGGGTGGTGACGGCGTCCCAGCCCTCGGCCTCCGCGAGCTCGCGGGCGGTCCGG
The DNA window shown above is from Streptomyces sp. TLI_171 and carries:
- a CDS encoding TetR/AcrR family transcriptional regulator, producing MAIKERRARERAEREQLIVRTARELAEAEGWDAVTTRRLADRIEYSQPVLYSHFAGKEAIVAAVAVEGCAELAVLLRAAAAGVAEPRAAFAAVARAYLAFAEANPALYDAIFTMPSSLPFGTPEAPAALHEAFAAIAEPATASARADGHDPDGYTELAWAALHGMVTLSRNGRLRPDLDQRRFEAFTGVF